The Nitrosomonadales bacterium nucleotide sequence AAGGTGATCGTCCGGTCAGCAGCCGGTACATCACCACGCCGAGGCGAAAAAGATGTCGGTCTGGTGCGTCAATGTTTCGCTGCGTTGATCTGTTCGGGCGATATGTATCCGGGAGACCTGATGTTGCCGGATCTGGGTTCGATCCATGCTCGGAACGATCGCGGCGCTCCAGATCGGACACCTTGATCTCTTCCGGACGGGCCGGAAGGATATTGGCCGGCTTGATGTCGCGGTGGATCACCCTTGAATTGCGCGTAGTTCAGGGCGCGGCAACATTTGAAGATGACCCTGACGACGCGCGCGATATCCAGCAACCCTTTCGGTTCGGCGTGCTTCTCGAGTGTTCCGCCTCGACGTATTCCATCACGATATAGCGGATTCATCGTCGATCACCGCATCATAGATCGCGACGATATGCGGATGGGACAGCCGCCCCGCCAGCGATGCCTCGGTATTCAGCTGGTGCCGGTAGACTTTCCCGGCGCGCGGATCGTTCAGAATCTTCTGGTCCAGCACCTTGATGGCAACATTCCTTTCCGCAAAGGGATCGTGCGCCAGGTAGACCGTGCTGGTCGCCCCCGTCCGGAGTTTGCGGATGACCTGATATTTGCCGATGGTTGCTGTAGGGTTCATGTTCGTCGGAGCGTAACAAGTGGCAATTCCGGTATGGAGGCGGTTTGCATTGCCAGCGGTGCAAAAGGGGCTACATTGTTGCGCATATCCGCGGATTTTGCGAGTGCGCTGGCGATTCCAGATGACGCGGGAAGGCGCGATTACCGGGCATACCCGATCGACTGCAGGGCGTCGAACAGTTTTCCGGACAACAGTACATGGCCTTCGGCATTCGGGTGCAGCGGGTCGCCCTTCATTTTCGGATCGGACAGCACCTCGGCGACGGCATCCTCGATCAGCGGAACATGCTGCGCATCGGCCACTTGCCGGTAGAAATCGGGCGGCGACAGATTCTGGAAAACGGCGCCCGCGAGACTGGGCTTCGGCGTGGCCAGCAGTACCGGCTTCGCCCCGTGCTGCCGGACAAGCCCGATGATCTGTTCCAGGTTGGCGACGGTCTCTTCCTCGGGCAGATGGCGCAGCATGTCGTTCCCGCCCAGTGTCACCAATACCAACGCGGGGTCGTGCTGGTCGAGCAGCCCCGGCAGGCGCTTCAAGGCATCGCTGCTCGTGTTGCCGTTGATCCCGCCGTTGATGATGTCCCATCCCGTCCGGCTCGCCAGCAGGGCGGGCCATGCCTCTTCGGCAGACACGCCGGCCCCGGCGGTCAGGCTGTCACCCAGCGCCAGGACCGTGCTGCCGGCAGGGAGCGCGGTCTCGCCCGCCTTCTCGCCGCAGGCAACCGCCAGCAGGGCAAGGGCGGCCAACAGGAACCGCTGCCATGTCGACTTATGGGAACGCTGAACAAGTCTGTTTTTGTCGTTCCCGCGCAAAGGGGTAAGCAGGCAA carries:
- a CDS encoding serine/threonine protein kinase, with protein sequence MIHRDIKPANILPARPEEIKVSDLERRDRSEHGSNPDPATSGLPDTYRPNRSTQRNIDAPDRHLFRLGVVMYRLLTGRSP
- a CDS encoding arylesterase; translated protein: MHKDALIKSSFPRKRESTLLIRLGSRFASSRYATCLLTPLRGNDKNRLVQRSHKSTWQRFLLAALALLAVACGEKAGETALPAGSTVLALGDSLTAGAGVSAEEAWPALLASRTGWDIINGGINGNTSSDALKRLPGLLDQHDPALVLVTLGGNDMLRHLPEEETVANLEQIIGLVRQHGAKPVLLATPKPSLAGAVFQNLSPPDFYRQVADAQHVPLIEDAVAEVLSDPKMKGDPLHPNAEGHVLLSGKLFDALQSIGYAR